One Halocalculus aciditolerans DNA segment encodes these proteins:
- a CDS encoding helix-turn-helix transcriptional regulator — protein sequence MTGGTVDELVRLVSQRRPLLDELRAGETTKADLVASLDASRSTIDRAVRELESVDVVTRRHGRVQLTLAGRLVLDAYHGLRDAVDGVERANGLLTHLPADAPFDPEFFAGANVVNADETSPYRPVTTMEEIIREADTVRSYATTVVPGLIDAFTDGIFDGRLDVEMVVTDAVLDTLVAEHSDALRATLDSGRLTLLSREQCVPYGFFIACCPGDDRVGVVTAGDHGYVAAVENDHPDAVSWLDGLFESVRAGATPVDAAP from the coding sequence ATGACTGGGGGTACGGTCGACGAACTCGTGCGATTGGTGAGCCAGCGACGCCCCCTCCTCGACGAGCTGCGAGCGGGCGAGACGACGAAAGCCGACCTCGTCGCGTCCCTCGACGCGTCCCGGTCGACCATCGACCGCGCCGTCCGCGAACTGGAGTCCGTGGACGTCGTGACGCGCCGGCACGGCCGCGTGCAGTTGACGCTCGCCGGCCGCCTCGTCCTCGACGCCTACCACGGCCTGCGCGACGCCGTCGACGGCGTGGAGCGCGCGAACGGCCTGCTCACCCACCTCCCCGCGGACGCGCCGTTCGACCCCGAGTTCTTCGCCGGCGCGAACGTCGTCAACGCCGACGAGACCTCTCCCTACCGGCCCGTCACGACGATGGAGGAGATCATCCGGGAAGCCGACACCGTCCGGTCGTACGCCACGACGGTCGTCCCCGGCCTCATCGACGCGTTCACGGACGGCATCTTCGACGGCCGCCTCGACGTGGAGATGGTCGTCACCGACGCCGTCCTCGACACGCTCGTCGCCGAGCACTCCGACGCCCTCCGCGCGACGCTCGACTCCGGTCGCCTCACGCTCCTCTCCCGCGAGCAGTGCGTCCCCTACGGCTTCTTCATCGCGTGCTGCCCCGGCGACGACCGCGTCGGCGTCGTCACCGCCGGCGACCACGGCTACGTCGCCGCCGTCGAGAACGACCACCCCGACGCCGTCTCCTGGCTCGACGGCCTCTTCGAGAGCGTTCGCGCCGGCGCAACCCCCGTCGACGCCGCCCCGTGA
- a CDS encoding ABC transporter ATP-binding protein: protein MGASSPPVLETRDLGRRYESRGETVDALKGIDFRIERGEFVSIIGPSGSGKSTFLNMLGLLDEPTSGEVLLNGEDVSHLTDREQTTVRKRTIGFVFQQFYLIGTLTAQENVEVPRLFDDDPQTAERAADLLGRVGLANRRTHLPSELSGGQKQRVAIARSLINNPGVVLADEPTGNLDRKTGETILEEFTRVTEEGVAVIAVTHDEKVNDYVDRTVEIVDGELA from the coding sequence GTGGGAGCGAGTAGCCCGCCCGTCCTCGAGACGCGCGACCTCGGTCGGCGCTACGAGAGCCGCGGCGAGACCGTGGACGCGCTGAAGGGCATCGACTTCCGAATCGAGCGCGGCGAGTTCGTCTCCATCATCGGCCCCTCGGGGTCGGGGAAGTCGACGTTCCTCAACATGCTCGGCCTCCTCGACGAGCCGACCTCGGGGGAGGTCCTCCTGAACGGGGAGGACGTCAGTCACCTCACGGACCGCGAGCAGACGACCGTGCGAAAGCGCACCATCGGGTTCGTCTTCCAGCAGTTCTACCTCATCGGGACGCTCACCGCGCAGGAGAACGTCGAAGTCCCCCGGCTCTTCGACGACGACCCACAGACGGCAGAGCGCGCCGCCGACCTCCTCGGGCGCGTCGGCCTCGCGAACCGCCGCACGCACCTGCCGAGCGAGCTCTCCGGCGGCCAGAAACAGCGCGTCGCCATCGCGCGCTCCCTCATCAACAACCCGGGCGTCGTCCTCGCCGACGAGCCGACGGGGAACCTCGACCGGAAGACGGGCGAGACCATCCTCGAAGAGTTCACGCGCGTCACCGAGGAAGGCGTCGCCGTCATCGCCGTCACGCACGACGAGAAAGTGAACGATTACGTCGACCGCACGGTCGAAATCGTCGACGGGGAGCTCGCCTGA
- a CDS encoding succinylglutamate desuccinylase/aspartoacylase family protein, whose translation MNSGTFEWGGQDVPAGETHHAYYPVHESFLGDPIEIPVTVVNGDGDGPVVFLTAAVHGDELNGVKVAHEAVERFAPADLDGVLVVVHVVNVPAYGSQQRYLPLYDQDLNRFFPGKEAGQPASRIANAVYRGVLSHCDYGLDFHTSTRGRTTMFHTRASLTDNDDVARLNEAFGANVTLVGTGDEGHSIRAACTARGVPTLTVEMGEAHRFEDRYVSRALAGIESVLTDLGMYDGERVEPTWTRVVDANREKTWVRSNAGGLVDLAVDTGDVVAAGETICTVTDHFASKEEDVVAPFQGIVAGLLQNPVAQPGHPVCHLIGVDDDIAESIQDGGGSD comes from the coding sequence ATGAACTCCGGCACGTTCGAGTGGGGCGGGCAGGACGTCCCCGCGGGCGAGACCCACCACGCGTACTATCCGGTGCACGAGTCCTTCCTCGGCGACCCCATCGAGATTCCCGTCACCGTCGTGAACGGCGACGGCGACGGCCCCGTCGTCTTCCTCACCGCCGCCGTCCACGGCGACGAGCTCAACGGCGTCAAAGTCGCCCACGAAGCCGTCGAGCGGTTCGCGCCCGCGGACCTCGACGGCGTCCTCGTCGTCGTCCACGTCGTGAACGTCCCCGCGTACGGCTCACAGCAGCGCTACCTCCCGCTCTACGACCAAGACCTCAACCGGTTCTTCCCCGGGAAGGAGGCCGGCCAGCCGGCGAGCCGCATCGCGAACGCCGTCTACCGCGGCGTGCTCTCGCACTGCGACTACGGCCTCGACTTCCACACGTCGACGCGCGGCCGCACCACCATGTTCCACACGCGCGCCTCCCTCACGGACAACGACGACGTCGCGCGGCTCAACGAGGCGTTCGGCGCGAACGTCACGCTCGTCGGCACGGGCGACGAGGGGCACTCCATCCGCGCGGCCTGCACCGCGCGCGGCGTCCCGACGCTCACCGTCGAGATGGGGGAAGCCCACCGCTTCGAAGACCGCTACGTGTCGCGCGCGCTCGCCGGCATCGAATCCGTCCTCACCGACCTCGGGATGTACGACGGCGAGCGCGTCGAGCCGACGTGGACGCGCGTCGTCGACGCGAACCGCGAGAAGACGTGGGTGCGCTCGAACGCCGGCGGCCTCGTCGACCTCGCCGTCGACACCGGCGACGTCGTCGCCGCCGGCGAAACCATCTGTACTGTCACCGACCACTTCGCCTCGAAGGAAGAAGACGTCGTCGCGCCCTTCCAGGGCATCGTCGCCGGCCTCCTCCAGAACCCCGTCGCCCAGCCCGGCCACCCCGTCTGCCACCTCATCGGCGTCGACGACGACATCGCCGAGAGCATCCAGGACGGCGGCGGGAGCGACTAA
- the rbcL gene encoding type III ribulose-bisphosphate carboxylase gives MSIKYADFVDESYEPTAEDLVCTFRLVPGEGLTLAEAAGRVASESSNGTWAALDAPERVRELSAIAFDLAGDADGGEVQVAYPDALFDPGNMPQILSCIAGNILGMKAVDTIRLLDCEWPASLATSFLGPQYGPDVKTEILDAEGRPPTATVPKPKVGLNTEEHADVGYEAWMGGVDLLKDDENLTDQSFNRFDARLKRSLERRDEAQEATGEAKDYLVNITDETNVMLERVDEVAAQGGGFVMVDVVTAGWSAVQSVRERCEEQGLAIHAHRAMHAAFDRLPEHGVSMRVLAQVARIVGVDHIHTGTAGFGKLENEDTVGINAWLASDFHGVSPVLPVASGGLHPGIVEPLLDTTGTDVMVQAGGGIHGHPDGTRAGAKAFRQSIDAYVAGVPVGEYADDHPELAAALAEWGTESPR, from the coding sequence ATGAGCATCAAGTACGCCGACTTCGTCGACGAGTCCTACGAACCGACCGCCGAGGACCTCGTCTGCACGTTCCGCCTCGTCCCCGGCGAGGGCCTCACGTTGGCGGAGGCCGCGGGCCGCGTCGCCTCCGAGTCCTCGAACGGGACGTGGGCGGCGCTCGACGCCCCCGAACGCGTCCGCGAACTCTCCGCGATTGCCTTCGACCTGGCGGGCGACGCCGACGGCGGGGAGGTTCAGGTGGCGTACCCGGACGCGCTCTTCGACCCGGGCAATATGCCGCAGATTCTCTCCTGTATCGCGGGGAACATCCTCGGGATGAAGGCCGTCGACACGATTCGCCTGCTGGACTGCGAGTGGCCGGCGTCGCTCGCGACGTCCTTCCTCGGCCCGCAGTACGGCCCCGACGTGAAGACGGAGATTCTGGACGCGGAGGGTCGGCCGCCGACGGCGACGGTGCCGAAGCCGAAAGTCGGATTGAACACGGAGGAGCACGCCGACGTGGGCTACGAGGCGTGGATGGGCGGCGTCGACCTCCTGAAGGACGACGAGAACCTCACGGACCAGTCGTTCAACCGCTTCGACGCGCGCCTGAAGCGGTCGCTCGAACGCCGCGACGAAGCACAGGAAGCGACGGGCGAAGCGAAGGACTACCTCGTGAACATCACGGACGAGACGAACGTCATGCTGGAGCGCGTCGACGAGGTCGCCGCGCAGGGCGGCGGGTTCGTCATGGTCGACGTCGTCACGGCGGGCTGGTCGGCCGTGCAGTCGGTGCGCGAACGCTGCGAGGAGCAGGGCCTGGCGATTCACGCGCACCGCGCGATGCACGCGGCGTTCGACCGCCTCCCCGAGCACGGCGTGTCGATGCGCGTCCTCGCGCAGGTCGCGCGCATCGTCGGCGTCGACCACATCCACACCGGAACCGCCGGGTTCGGGAAGCTGGAGAACGAGGATACCGTGGGGATTAACGCGTGGCTCGCGAGCGACTTCCACGGCGTCTCGCCTGTTCTTCCGGTTGCGTCCGGCGGCCTCCACCCCGGCATCGTCGAACCGCTCCTCGACACCACGGGCACGGACGTGATGGTGCAGGCCGGCGGCGGCATCCACGGCCACCCCGACGGCACGCGCGCCGGCGCGAAGGCGTTCCGCCAGTCGATTGACGCGTACGTCGCGGGCGTGCCCGTCGGCGAGTACGCGGACGACCACCCTGAGCTCGCCGCGGCGCTCGCCGAGTGGGGGACGGAATCACCGCGCTAA
- a CDS encoding peroxidase-related enzyme (This protein belongs to a clade of uncharacterized proteins related to peroxidases such as the alkylhydroperoxidase AhpD.): MSDADEDPAMTAFPVPDRDDLPDDLRERIAEETERAGFTPNVFDAFAYKPSHFRPFFAYYDALCEDTDLTRAEVEMIIVATSGANDCLYCVVAHGALLRVYADDPQLADQLATNYRSADLSEREEAMVAFAVKLTNDVERIDDADRQALREAGLSDEEIWDVAAVCAFFNLSNRMATVAGMRPNDEFYALGRD; encoded by the coding sequence ATGAGCGACGCCGACGAAGACCCCGCGATGACCGCGTTTCCCGTACCTGACCGCGACGACCTCCCCGACGACCTCCGCGAGCGCATCGCCGAGGAGACCGAGCGCGCGGGCTTCACGCCGAACGTCTTCGACGCCTTCGCCTACAAGCCGAGTCACTTCCGCCCCTTCTTCGCCTACTACGACGCCCTCTGCGAGGACACCGACCTCACGCGCGCGGAAGTCGAGATGATCATCGTCGCGACTTCGGGGGCGAACGACTGCCTCTACTGCGTCGTCGCCCACGGCGCGCTCCTCCGCGTCTACGCCGACGACCCGCAGCTCGCCGACCAGCTCGCCACCAACTACCGGAGCGCCGACCTCAGCGAGCGCGAGGAGGCGATGGTCGCGTTCGCCGTCAAACTCACGAACGACGTCGAGCGAATCGACGACGCCGACCGCCAGGCCCTCCGCGAAGCCGGACTGAGCGACGAAGAAATCTGGGACGTCGCCGCCGTCTGCGCCTTCTTCAACCTCTCCAACCGCATGGCGACCGTCGCCGGAATGCGACCGAACGACGAGTTCTACGCGCTCGGCCGCGACTGA
- a CDS encoding SOS response-associated peptidase, which yields MCGRYALYHDAETLNERFGVSNAGDFDATYNAAPSETLPVKTNEHSDAFSGFQWGLVPPWADDDTNPPINARAETIAEKPTFEESYRERRCIVPVSGFYEWADGTPYYLERADGEPLGLAGVWATWTPETKQTGLGEFGSGGPSGEAEPRHSFAVVTTEPAGVVADLHHRQAVVVEPENEDAWLHGDDPRELFEPSDPGLVAREVSTAVNDPTTDHPGLVEGV from the coding sequence ATGTGTGGCCGGTACGCGCTGTATCACGACGCGGAGACGCTGAACGAGCGGTTCGGAGTGTCGAACGCGGGCGACTTCGACGCGACGTACAACGCCGCGCCGTCGGAGACGCTCCCGGTGAAGACGAACGAGCACTCAGACGCGTTTTCGGGGTTCCAGTGGGGGCTCGTGCCGCCGTGGGCGGACGACGACACGAACCCGCCGATCAACGCGCGAGCGGAGACCATCGCGGAGAAGCCGACGTTCGAAGAATCGTATCGCGAGAGGCGGTGTATCGTGCCCGTCTCCGGGTTCTACGAGTGGGCGGACGGCACGCCGTACTACCTCGAACGCGCGGACGGCGAGCCGCTGGGGCTCGCGGGCGTCTGGGCGACGTGGACGCCGGAGACGAAACAGACGGGGCTCGGGGAGTTCGGCTCGGGCGGGCCCTCCGGTGAGGCGGAACCCCGGCACTCGTTCGCGGTGGTGACGACGGAGCCGGCGGGCGTCGTCGCGGACCTCCACCACCGGCAGGCCGTCGTCGTCGAGCCGGAGAACGAGGACGCGTGGCTGCACGGCGACGACCCGCGGGAGCTGTTCGAGCCGTCCGACCCCGGCCTCGTTGCGCGCGAGGTCTCCACGGCCGTGAACGACCCGACGACGGACCACCCGGGGCTCGTCGAGGGCGTTTAG
- a CDS encoding ABC transporter ATP-binding protein gives MIRARGLEKTYGSVRAVRGIDLDVDEGEVFGLVGPNGAGKTSTLKMLSGLVELSAGEATVAGYDSQDAEMRTELGFLPEESPLYEEMTPTSYLRFFADLYDVPRDVADERMADVLDRLDLDVRDRPVGDFSKGMKRKVAIARSLVNDPSVLVYDEPASGLDPVTQHTLEEFTRELAADGKTVLFSAHDLHRVEAVCDRIGILVDGEIAARGTMDEIRGEFGEVEYRVTTSVPVTGSEERDGAHVVVLPDMDAVEEIRTEAHAAGGEVRDIRTRESDLEDVFLAVAGR, from the coding sequence ATGATTCGGGCACGCGGGCTGGAGAAGACCTACGGGTCCGTGCGGGCCGTGCGCGGCATCGACCTCGACGTGGACGAGGGCGAGGTGTTCGGGCTCGTCGGGCCGAACGGAGCGGGGAAGACGTCGACCCTGAAGATGCTGTCGGGCCTGGTCGAACTGTCTGCTGGGGAGGCGACGGTCGCGGGCTACGACTCGCAGGACGCGGAGATGCGGACGGAGCTCGGCTTTCTCCCCGAGGAGTCGCCGCTCTACGAGGAGATGACGCCGACGTCCTACCTCCGGTTCTTCGCGGACCTCTACGACGTGCCGCGGGACGTGGCGGACGAGCGGATGGCGGACGTGCTCGACCGCCTCGACCTCGACGTGCGGGACCGGCCGGTCGGGGATTTCTCGAAGGGGATGAAGCGGAAGGTCGCCATCGCGCGGTCGCTCGTGAACGACCCGTCCGTGCTCGTGTACGACGAGCCGGCGTCGGGGCTCGACCCCGTGACGCAGCACACGCTGGAGGAGTTCACGCGCGAGCTGGCGGCGGACGGGAAGACGGTGTTGTTCAGCGCGCACGACCTCCACCGAGTCGAGGCGGTCTGCGACCGCATCGGCATCCTCGTGGACGGCGAGATTGCCGCGCGCGGGACGATGGACGAGATCCGCGGCGAGTTCGGCGAGGTCGAGTACCGCGTCACTACCTCCGTACCGGTGACGGGGAGCGAGGAGCGAGACGGCGCGCACGTCGTCGTCCTCCCCGACATGGACGCCGTCGAGGAAATTCGGACAGAAGCGCACGCGGCGGGTGGGGAGGTGCGCGACATCCGCACGCGGGAGTCCGACCTCGAAGACGTCTTCCTCGCGGTCGCGGGGAGATGA
- a CDS encoding ABC transporter permease encodes MSKTRFPALLMARRNIRRTPLRSALAVLGIVIGVVAIASLGVFGATLQYSATNTLGDFGSDILVQPNQAEGFTSISDRDVRRMERVVTDGAVVPLRQDQAVVSYGRERTVVTVYGMNNPSAAFAAESGRIPDRFRGGALVGTNAAENLGLRVGNTLNVGNRSYRVNAILESGSGLSVISPGNAVILPVGEVDGRGYDQVLVTASSGQQANESAMAVKDAVNGREEKITVFEFGSITEQIGSFFGILNAFLLGIGSISLVVAGVSILNVMLMSTVERREEIGVLRAVGYQKRDVLKIILAEAALLGVAGGLGGVVLSVGAGLAINQFALGDPLYTFAPANLAYFALAFAFGFGTAVASGFYPAWKAANLNPVEALRR; translated from the coding sequence ATGTCGAAGACCCGCTTCCCAGCGCTCCTCATGGCGCGCCGGAACATCCGCCGTACGCCCCTCCGCTCCGCGCTCGCGGTCCTGGGAATCGTCATCGGGGTCGTCGCCATCGCCAGCCTCGGCGTCTTCGGCGCGACCCTCCAGTACTCCGCGACGAACACGCTCGGCGACTTCGGGAGCGACATCCTCGTCCAACCGAATCAAGCCGAAGGCTTCACCTCCATCAGCGACCGGGACGTCCGCCGGATGGAGCGCGTCGTCACCGACGGCGCGGTCGTCCCGCTCCGCCAGGACCAAGCCGTCGTCTCCTACGGCCGCGAGCGGACGGTCGTCACCGTCTACGGGATGAACAACCCGAGCGCCGCCTTCGCCGCCGAATCCGGGCGGATACCGGATCGGTTCAGGGGCGGCGCGCTCGTCGGCACGAACGCCGCCGAGAACCTCGGCCTCCGCGTCGGCAACACCCTCAACGTCGGCAACCGCTCCTACCGCGTGAACGCCATCCTCGAATCCGGCAGCGGCCTCTCCGTCATCAGCCCCGGGAACGCCGTCATCCTCCCGGTCGGCGAGGTCGACGGCCGCGGCTACGACCAAGTCCTCGTCACCGCGTCCTCCGGCCAGCAGGCCAACGAATCCGCCATGGCGGTCAAAGACGCCGTCAACGGCCGCGAGGAGAAGATCACCGTCTTCGAGTTCGGCTCCATCACCGAGCAGATCGGCTCCTTCTTCGGCATCCTCAACGCCTTCCTGCTCGGAATCGGCTCGATCAGCCTCGTCGTCGCCGGCGTCAGCATCCTCAACGTCATGCTCATGAGCACCGTAGAGCGCCGCGAGGAGATCGGCGTGCTCAGAGCCGTCGGCTACCAGAAACGCGACGTCCTCAAGATCATCCTGGCGGAGGCCGCGCTCCTCGGCGTCGCCGGCGGCCTCGGCGGCGTCGTCCTCTCCGTCGGCGCGGGCCTCGCCATCAACCAGTTCGCCCTCGGCGACCCCCTCTACACGTTCGCCCCCGCGAACCTCGCCTACTTCGCCCTCGCCTTCGCCTTCGGCTTCGGCACCGCGGTCGCATCCGGCTTCTACCCCGCGTGGAAGGCCGCGAACCTCAACCCCGTCGAAGCCCTCCGCCGGTAG
- a CDS encoding alpha/beta hydrolase family protein, with translation MDLSNYYDLRTLSGLAVSPDGERVAFTTTEYDEVEDERVSGLFVAPADGSGEPHRLTRASGAGSPAWSPDGERLAFTATRDRDTGIRIERDGDEEEGENGDDEPSSQVWVFDLARGGDARQVTERDRGVAEFDWSPDGERLVVAARDPTEDQEAYLDGVEDGEPIEVERLQHKQDGMGWLDDVRTYLFVVDVETREETRLDEAYGTAAGTDGTSLSPAWGESGIAFLSKRERRPDDQKAVGLYTIQPDGTGLDRVTGDEVSASAPAWGPDGARLAFVGGNPTDWYEPPEVYVTGERGYASVSGGLDRPVARYAGLSWVDDETLLTAFGDEGRTRLALLDADGEDEPSWTFGAQGDFESVRHLGTGGKTVALSVTDPSAGHDAYALSASALDDGEPERLTHLNRPLTRETPTPTCEDVRWENEDGDELHGYLYLPRDYDGDEELPLVTSIHGGPIAYDDPAFSFDTLHWTTQGYAVFRPNYRGSSSYGYEFSAAIAGEWGPKETHDVIAGVERLVESGVADADRLFATGFSYGGITTGYLVAETDMFAAGAAEHGLYDYRSAFGTDDCQNWWEADFGLPWDEEEQYDASSSIRDVDQMETPLLITAGESDWRCPPTQSEQLYVSLKKRDVPAKLVVYQDEHHAIGSPDRAIHRLEAIDAWFDEYDPEASAE, from the coding sequence ATGGACCTCTCGAACTACTACGACCTCCGAACGCTGTCGGGTCTCGCGGTGTCGCCGGACGGCGAGCGGGTGGCGTTCACGACGACGGAGTACGACGAAGTCGAGGACGAGCGGGTGTCGGGGCTGTTCGTCGCGCCGGCGGACGGGAGCGGGGAGCCGCATCGGCTGACGCGCGCGTCCGGCGCGGGGTCGCCGGCGTGGAGCCCGGACGGCGAGCGGCTGGCGTTCACGGCGACGCGCGACCGAGACACCGGCATCCGCATCGAGCGCGACGGAGACGAGGAGGAGGGCGAGAACGGGGACGACGAGCCGTCGTCGCAGGTGTGGGTGTTCGACCTCGCGCGCGGCGGGGACGCGCGGCAGGTGACGGAGCGCGACCGCGGCGTCGCCGAGTTCGACTGGAGTCCGGACGGCGAGCGCCTCGTCGTCGCGGCGCGCGACCCGACCGAGGACCAAGAAGCGTATCTCGACGGCGTCGAGGACGGCGAGCCCATCGAGGTGGAGCGCCTCCAGCACAAGCAGGACGGGATGGGGTGGCTGGACGACGTGCGGACCTATCTCTTCGTGGTCGACGTCGAGACGCGCGAGGAGACGCGGCTGGACGAGGCGTACGGGACGGCGGCGGGGACGGACGGCACGTCGCTCAGCCCGGCGTGGGGCGAGTCGGGTATCGCCTTTCTCTCGAAGCGCGAGCGCCGCCCCGACGACCAGAAGGCCGTCGGCCTCTACACGATTCAGCCGGACGGAACGGGGCTCGACCGCGTCACCGGGGACGAGGTGTCGGCGAGCGCGCCGGCGTGGGGGCCGGACGGCGCGCGCCTCGCGTTCGTCGGCGGGAACCCCACGGACTGGTACGAACCGCCCGAAGTCTACGTCACTGGGGAGCGCGGGTACGCGAGCGTCTCCGGCGGTCTCGACCGGCCGGTGGCGCGGTACGCCGGGCTCTCTTGGGTAGATGACGAAACGCTCCTCACCGCGTTCGGCGACGAGGGGCGGACGCGGCTCGCGCTCCTCGACGCCGACGGCGAAGACGAGCCGAGCTGGACGTTCGGCGCGCAGGGCGACTTCGAGAGCGTCCGCCACCTCGGCACGGGCGGGAAAACGGTCGCGCTCTCCGTCACGGACCCGAGCGCGGGCCACGACGCCTACGCGCTCTCTGCGTCCGCACTCGACGACGGCGAGCCGGAGCGGCTCACGCATCTGAATCGGCCGCTCACGCGGGAGACGCCGACGCCGACCTGCGAGGACGTCCGCTGGGAGAACGAGGACGGCGACGAACTCCACGGCTACCTCTACCTCCCGCGAGACTACGACGGCGACGAGGAACTCCCGCTCGTCACGTCGATTCACGGCGGCCCCATCGCGTACGACGACCCGGCGTTCAGCTTCGACACGCTCCACTGGACGACGCAGGGGTACGCGGTCTTCCGGCCGAACTACCGGGGGAGCTCCTCCTACGGCTACGAGTTCTCCGCGGCCATCGCGGGCGAGTGGGGGCCGAAGGAGACGCACGACGTCATCGCGGGCGTCGAGCGCCTCGTCGAGTCGGGCGTCGCCGACGCCGACCGCCTCTTCGCCACCGGCTTCTCCTACGGCGGCATCACGACCGGCTACCTCGTCGCCGAAACCGACATGTTCGCGGCGGGCGCGGCCGAACACGGCCTCTACGACTACCGCTCGGCGTTCGGCACGGACGACTGTCAGAACTGGTGGGAGGCCGACTTCGGCCTGCCGTGGGACGAAGAAGAACAGTACGACGCGTCGTCGAGCATCCGCGACGTCGACCAGATGGAGACGCCGCTCCTCATCACGGCAGGGGAGAGCGACTGGCGGTGTCCGCCGACGCAGTCCGAACAGCTCTACGTCTCCTTGAAGAAACGCGACGTGCCCGCGAAGCTCGTCGTCTACCAGGACGAACATCACGCCATCGGGAGCCCGGACCGCGCCATCCACAGGTTGGAGGCAATCGACGCGTGGTTCGACGAATACGACCCGGAGGCGTCGGCAGAATAG
- a CDS encoding VOC family protein produces MSSPPETTGIHHVTNICTDMAETKAFYEDVLGFHTVKRTGNYDDPGTPHYYFSSTPEGEPGTNVTYFEYPDDDGDPGPGASHHFALGVEDEEALREWRDYLRDEGVRVSDVRDRTYFESIYFADPDGLTIELATNGPGFAVDEAEPGSEFVEPPER; encoded by the coding sequence GTGAGCAGTCCCCCCGAGACGACCGGCATCCACCACGTCACGAACATCTGCACCGACATGGCGGAGACGAAGGCGTTCTACGAGGACGTCCTCGGCTTCCACACCGTGAAGCGGACGGGGAACTACGACGACCCCGGCACCCCGCACTACTACTTCTCCAGCACGCCCGAGGGCGAACCCGGCACGAACGTCACGTACTTCGAGTACCCCGACGACGACGGCGACCCCGGCCCCGGCGCGAGCCACCACTTCGCGCTCGGCGTCGAGGACGAAGAGGCCCTCCGCGAGTGGCGCGACTACCTCCGCGACGAGGGAGTCAGAGTCTCCGACGTCCGCGACCGAACCTACTTCGAGAGCATCTACTTCGCCGACCCCGACGGCCTCACCATCGAGCTCGCCACGAACGGCCCCGGCTTCGCCGTCGACGAAGCCGAACCCGGGAGCGAGTTCGTCGAACCGCCCGAACGCTAG